One Myxosarcina sp. GI1 genomic window carries:
- a CDS encoding TIGR00341 family protein, with protein MLLLTHSPSIFERIKSYFRKKLPVQTKKIEEFWNTQSGDWHWLAEKPIPIASLNRDLWRASVPSLSYHFLLGMSGIIATFGLLGDSVAIIIGAMIIAPLIGPIVGIAYSASVANRRLLRRSTLTLFTGVTLTIAISWLTAVIVQLKTVGPEIVSRSNPTLIDLGIALAAGAAGAFANSRRRIADALPGVAIAVALVPPLSVIGIGLALGEKSLTIGSSLLFLTNLTGIVFSGLIVFLCQSYGSIERAKQGLIFSIGIIALLGLPLTFSLRTLIIQKNVRYTVNEIVRSRTPIFSNSDIRSIEVKPQSDYLLVEMEVASADAISRARLEQARDLLAKELERPVELRVKVIPIDILEIPQQPL; from the coding sequence ATGTTACTTCTTACTCACAGTCCCAGCATTTTCGAGCGGATTAAGTCTTATTTTCGTAAAAAACTTCCCGTTCAAACCAAAAAAATCGAAGAGTTTTGGAATACTCAAAGCGGTGATTGGCATTGGTTGGCAGAGAAACCAATTCCAATTGCCAGTCTCAATCGCGATTTGTGGCGAGCTTCCGTACCTTCCTTGAGTTATCATTTTCTCTTGGGTATGTCGGGTATTATTGCCACATTTGGCTTGTTAGGAGATAGCGTTGCCATCATTATTGGTGCGATGATTATTGCACCTTTAATCGGACCAATCGTAGGAATTGCTTATTCAGCTTCAGTTGCTAATCGACGTTTACTCAGACGCTCGACTTTGACTCTTTTTACAGGTGTAACGCTAACAATCGCAATTTCCTGGTTAACTGCCGTTATCGTTCAATTAAAAACGGTCGGACCAGAAATTGTATCTCGTTCCAATCCTACTTTAATCGATCTGGGAATTGCTCTTGCCGCAGGAGCAGCGGGGGCTTTTGCCAATTCCCGAAGGCGGATCGCCGATGCTTTACCTGGAGTGGCGATCGCAGTAGCCCTCGTCCCTCCGTTGAGCGTAATTGGTATCGGTTTGGCTTTGGGAGAAAAATCTCTAACTATTGGTTCGTCACTACTATTTTTAACTAACCTAACGGGAATTGTTTTTAGCGGCTTAATTGTTTTTTTATGTCAATCTTATGGCAGTATCGAACGAGCAAAACAAGGATTAATATTTTCCATAGGGATTATTGCTTTATTAGGTCTACCTCTAACTTTTTCTTTGAGAACTTTGATTATCCAAAAAAATGTCCGATATACGGTCAATGAAATAGTTCGCAGTCGAACGCCAATTTTTTCTAACTCCGATATTCGCTCGATTGAAGTCAAACCTCAATCGGATTATTTACTAGTAGAAATGGAAGTAGCATCGGCAGATGCTATCTCTCGCGCTCGCCTGGAACAAGCTAGAGATTTATTAGCTAAAGAGCTAGAGCGACCCGTAGAATTAAGAGTTAAGGTAATTCCCATCGATATTCTAGAAATTCCCCAACAACCCCTATAG